A single Candidatus Methylomirabilis sp. DNA region contains:
- a CDS encoding YifB family Mg chelatase-like AAA ATPase produces the protein MLAKVLTGALLGIDAYVVEVEVDLAPGLPSFATVGLPDVAVREAKDRVKAALTNTGFEFPARRITVNLAPADIRKEGAAFDLPIAVGILAASGALPQEPLGRFLLLGELALDGAVRPIRGGLPVAVAAAETGLQGLLLPQANATEAAVVEGIQVYGVESLPQVVGFLRGALSLAPVAVDPASTLAGADAPEEDFAEVRGQAHAKRALEVAAAGGHNVLLIGPPGAGKTMLAKRLPGILPPLTLEEAIAATKIHSVCGLLREGAALLRARPFRAPHHSISDAGLIGGGSVPRPGEVSLAHNGVLFLDELPEFKRHVLEALRQPLEEGFVTVARAASVLAFPARFTLVGAMNPCPCGHLTDPQKACRCSPGEIQRYRARVSGPLLDRIDLHVEVPPVRAPDLRAGAEAEPSAAIRKRVAAARQLQTQRFARARITCNAHMTGRRIRRHCPLDGEGERLLEQAVTRLGLSARAYDRVLKVARTIADLEDAAAVAPPHLAEAIQYRALDRALAVS, from the coding sequence GTGCTGGCCAAGGTCCTGACGGGTGCCCTGTTGGGCATCGACGCCTACGTGGTGGAGGTGGAGGTGGACCTCGCACCCGGGCTTCCCTCCTTCGCCACCGTGGGCCTCCCGGACGTCGCTGTCCGAGAGGCGAAGGACCGGGTCAAGGCCGCCCTCACGAACACCGGGTTCGAGTTCCCCGCGCGGAGGATCACGGTGAACTTGGCCCCCGCCGACATCCGGAAGGAAGGGGCCGCCTTCGACCTGCCGATCGCCGTCGGGATCCTGGCGGCTTCCGGGGCGCTCCCCCAGGAGCCTCTCGGCCGGTTCCTCCTGCTGGGGGAGCTCGCCCTCGACGGCGCGGTCCGCCCGATCCGGGGCGGGCTCCCGGTTGCGGTGGCGGCAGCCGAGACCGGGCTCCAGGGCCTGCTCCTCCCCCAGGCCAACGCGACGGAGGCGGCGGTGGTCGAGGGGATCCAGGTCTACGGCGTGGAGAGCCTGCCCCAGGTGGTAGGGTTCCTCCGGGGGGCGCTCTCCCTGGCCCCCGTCGCGGTGGACCCGGCCTCGACCCTCGCCGGGGCGGATGCCCCAGAGGAGGACTTCGCCGAGGTCCGGGGGCAGGCGCACGCGAAGCGGGCCCTCGAGGTCGCCGCGGCAGGCGGGCACAACGTCCTCCTCATCGGCCCGCCGGGCGCCGGCAAGACGATGCTGGCGAAGCGGCTCCCGGGCATCCTCCCGCCTCTCACCCTGGAGGAGGCCATCGCCGCCACCAAGATCCACAGCGTCTGTGGCCTCCTGCGCGAGGGCGCCGCGCTCCTCCGGGCGCGGCCCTTCCGCGCCCCGCACCACAGCATCTCCGACGCCGGCCTCATCGGCGGCGGCTCGGTCCCGCGCCCCGGGGAGGTGAGCCTGGCCCACAACGGAGTTCTCTTCTTGGACGAGCTGCCCGAATTCAAGCGCCACGTCCTGGAGGCGCTCCGCCAGCCCCTCGAGGAAGGCTTCGTCACGGTCGCCCGCGCCGCCTCCGTCCTCGCGTTCCCCGCCCGCTTCACGTTGGTCGGCGCCATGAACCCCTGCCCCTGTGGGCACCTGACGGACCCCCAGAAGGCCTGCCGCTGCTCCCCGGGGGAGATCCAGCGCTACCGCGCCCGCGTCTCGGGCCCGCTGCTCGATCGCATCGACCTGCACGTGGAGGTCCCCCCGGTCCGGGCACCGGACCTGCGGGCCGGGGCGGAGGCCGAGCCGTCGGCGGCCATCCGCAAGCGGGTGGCCGCCGCGCGGCAGCTCCAGACGCAGCGGTTCGCCCGGGCGCGGATCACCTGCAACGCCCACATGACCGGGCGGCGGATCCGCCGCCACTGCCCCCTGGATGGCGAGGGGGAGCGCCTCCTGGAGCAGGCGGTGACGCGTCTCGGCCTCTCGGCCCGGGCCTACGACCGGGTGCTGAAGGTCGCCCGGACCATCGCCGACCTGGAGGACGCAGCGGCTGTCGCCCCGCCCCACCTTGCGGAGGCGATCCAGTACCGGGCCCTGGACCGGGCCCTGGCCGTCTCGT
- a CDS encoding 3-oxoacyl-ACP reductase family protein, translating into MTGAPPPFSLEGQVAVVTGGSQGIGLGIAESLGAAGARLLLVNRRKAKGEEAASALAARGVTALPVAGDVSRQADAEAAVARALREWGRLDILVNNAAVLTRKPAQEMTEAELDRELAINVKGVFLCAVAASRPMMARRRGKIINLSSVGAFIGLPERALYSATKAAVTQLTRSLALEWAEHGINVNAIAPGFVRTDINRAYLEADPARLARFVAQIPWGRPGTPQDIGPLALYLASPASDYVTGQTFVIDGGWTIA; encoded by the coding sequence GTGACGGGCGCCCCTCCCCCCTTCTCTCTCGAGGGGCAGGTGGCGGTCGTGACGGGCGGGAGCCAGGGGATCGGCCTGGGGATCGCCGAGTCGCTCGGGGCGGCGGGGGCCCGCCTGCTCCTGGTGAACCGGCGGAAGGCGAAGGGGGAGGAGGCGGCCTCGGCCCTTGCGGCCCGGGGGGTCACGGCGCTCCCGGTCGCCGGGGACGTCTCCCGCCAGGCCGACGCGGAGGCGGCCGTCGCGCGCGCCCTCCGGGAGTGGGGGCGCCTCGATATCCTGGTGAACAACGCCGCCGTCCTCACCCGGAAGCCCGCCCAGGAGATGACCGAGGCCGAGCTGGACCGGGAGCTGGCGATCAACGTGAAGGGGGTCTTCCTCTGCGCCGTGGCCGCGAGCCGGCCGATGATGGCCCGCCGCCGGGGCAAGATCATCAACCTCTCCTCCGTCGGGGCCTTCATCGGGCTCCCGGAGCGGGCGCTCTACTCGGCGACCAAGGCCGCGGTCACGCAACTCACCCGCTCGCTCGCCCTGGAGTGGGCCGAGCACGGGATCAACGTCAATGCCATCGCTCCGGGGTTCGTGCGCACCGACATCAACCGAGCCTACCTCGAGGCGGACCCCGCGCGTCTCGCGCGCTTCGTCGCCCAGATCCCGTGGGGCCGGCCCGGCACGCCGCAGGACATCGGCCCTCTCGCCCTCTACCTTGCCTCTCCCGCTTCCGACTACGTGACCGGGCAGACCTTCGTGATCGACGGCGGCTGGACCATCGCGTAG